A region of the Thamnophis elegans isolate rThaEle1 unplaced genomic scaffold, rThaEle1.pri scaffold_62_arrow_ctg1, whole genome shotgun sequence genome:
AAAAGAAACAGGAACTGTACCATCTAAAGAACAGAAAGTTATAAATTGCATTTAGAATTGCCTCATCCTGGATATATCTCCAGAAGATAAACATTGAAGAGATGATTGGAACAtgaaaatgaagagagagagaaaggccacTTACTGTAGTGTCTCTATTTTACATTCTGGATGTTTGAGCCCTTCGTACAACAGTCCCATGGTTTTCTCATCTGAATTCTTGAGGGTCAGTTCTAACTGTCTCAGGCTCTGGTTTCCCCTGAATACTTCTGCAAGATGTCTGCTGCAGGATTCATTCAGGCTCTCTCCCAAAATCCTGCAGACAGGAATCTCAAAATTAACATTATGTTAGGAAAAACAACCAtgcattgtatttttaaatgaacTGAACAATGGAAGATAAACTGCTTCTTTCTTGATGGCCAAATATGGCTTTTTCAGGCTCATGTCTCGGtgtgcatattttccaatgagacaaactgagacaggaagatcattttattacaattaatcagaatattcagacaaaagggATTCCTCATTTAAAGAGGGAACCCAGATCTTTAGCTTAGATCCCCTTTTatagttaataaaaaagaaacctgaaagaggaaagttgattggacaggataatagcatacatgtttattaaaatgaggtctgaagCGGAATAAATGGTAAGGAGAAAGGTTGTTTAGGGTTCACAAGAGATAAGCCAgaccccaatttgtactaacaaacttttcttatcagGAGCTAGTCTTCAGCTTGTTTATCaatttaggaatgttaaaagctaataaatcttgaacatcacttttaaaggaagaatataaatcagattaaaatacaaactaactatgttagttaacaaataacaaaacccaTATTATTTGCCCCTCACTctggatatattttcaaaatattaactTTCATGAGATGATTTTGTATAGGAAAACGCATTACTTACTTTAGCTTCTTTATTGTACATTCTGGATCATTCAGCCCACCACGTAATAGTTCTATTGTTTTGTCATCAGGGATTTTGATGGACAGCTCTAAATCTATCAATCTATGGTTTCTCCTGAATATTTCTGCAAGATGCCTGCTGCAGGATTCACTCGATATCTCTCCATGAATCCTGCGGAGAATAGTacaaacagttaaaaaaaacctggaatcTGTTCTTATAGGAATTGAAGGGAATGAGATTATGTATGGCAATTGAACCACCTCACCCTGGATATATTTccagaatattaaaaataaaaaaacagttgaACACATGAAACTGAAAGGAAAAACAGTCACTTACTCTAGCGTCTCTATTGTACATTCTGGTTGTTTGAGACCCTCAAACAGTTCTTCCATTGGTTGATCATCTGGGTTAGTGAGGAACAAGTATAATGTTCTTAATCTCTGGTTTTTCCTGAGTACTTCTGCAAGATGCCTGCTGCCAGATTCATTCAGGATGTCTCCATGAAGCCTGCAGAGACAAATCCGAAAACTTACAATTATTTCTGTGAAAACAAGTACCTCAGATTATTGATCCCATCACACAACAGCTCATTGTTTTTGCCATCAGAGCTTTCGAAGAATGCAGATGCCTACTGCAGGATTCGCTCAATATGTATccatgaatcagtggtgggtttcaaatttttttagaacctcttctgtaggtgtggcctgcttcatgggagtggcttgctggctatgtgaccaggtgggaatggcttgctggcgaccgggtgggcatggccaacttgttaaatgtggtgaaactcacttaacaatgctcttgcttagcaaccaaaatgttggctcagaaactctagcatttgaagcatgcaagtcttaaagttgtcaagttacaagacctttgcacccctaaccctttagaaaaaaacccccagggatgttcaaacttgacagctttaagacttgtggacttcaactcccagaattcctcctctcactcttcatcttgatgatgtgcggacgggtggggggagggagctggaaccggttctaaacggcactgtagatttttttaaaataaattttaatttttaatttaaaacaaatacaacatccttctttacatgctatacaaagtgtatcagttggttataaAAAgattttcatgcatctcttccacagtcaacaaacataattcatattaactgaagtattttaactcaaatattcatacatgtcaccatcatcatatctccattttcatttgactataattgtttaagcgtccatcatcataaaatataccaaaatttaataaataaccacatactggcctttcaattactatttctaaaatcctccaataacactaaatacttatgtcctattctagctaaacatccataatatttaataacaaagttttctaatcctcctttccaaatcaatatataaaatttacatccagtttacttatgttatacccatatctatatatacgttgttattcttatccctcttttatttgactatatcctatatcataacatttcccccctaataatcaaaattttaactgtatctaacttagttcttttttattgttattattaacctttatgtataatccaaagggattgctaatcttccttacatgggtaccatcaatattcatatccaattatactcattataacactacacattgaATACATTAGTAATATTATCAGTTATTTGTTTAAGCTATATCTAtggtcaataaatttcactacgtttaactagttttaaattatattcttccatctatcaatctgtatctttccaatagcaaaacagtctcatatcttctgccatttgtgatgccaatcctctaatcatcttcttgatcagctttgtatagactcctcttagcaacaccttgcttataagatctctgatataatctttttttaaaaaaaattccaaaacaaacacaacacataagatcttccttccttacatactgtaaaaagtgtatcagttggttacaaaaggttttcgtgcatctcttccacagtcatcaagcataattcatattaactcaagtattttaactcaaatatttatacatgttacccttatacctccatttatatttgactataattatttaagcgtccttcatcataaaatgtaccaaaatttagtacataaccacatactggcattttatttaatatttctaaaatcctccaataacactgaatccttatgtcctattctagctaaacatccataatatttaataatagacttttctaatcctcctttcaaaatcgctgttggcaattttcatccagtttccttatattatattcatatatatgtatataggttgtcatcattatccctcctttatttgactataacctgtatcataacattttacccctaataatcaaaacttaactgtaattcttttttattaacttttatatataatcgaaaaggatttctaatcttcctttcatgggtaccattcaatattcacatccaattattacttatcataacactacacattgtatacattatcattatcaattatttatttatttaattatatctattattattaaatttcactaagtttaactagatttaagttatattcttccatctatcaacctgtatctttccacaaaaaaaacaatcttatatcttctgccatagtgttttaactcagatatttatacatgttgccCTTATACtccaatttttatttgactataattgtttaaacgtccttcaacataaaatataccaagatttaatacatagccagatactggcatttcatttagtatttctaaaatcctccaatagtactgaatccttatgtcctattctagctaaacatccataatatttagtaacaaactttTAAAATCCTCCTTTCgagatcactgtttgcaattttcatacagtttccttatattgtacccatacatatatataggttgtcatcattatccctcctttattgaACTATattctgtatcataacatttcccccctaataatcaaaacttaactatatctaatttaattcttttttattaacctctgtatataatccaaaatgatttctaatcttcctttcatgagtaccattcaatattcatatccaattattacttatcataacacaacacattgtatacattattatcatcatcaattgttttttaattatatctattattactgtttcactaagtttaactagttttaagttctattcttccttctatcaacctgtatctttccaataacaaaataatctcatatcttctgatttgtggtaccaatcctctagtcatctt
Encoded here:
- the LOC116523609 gene encoding NACHT, LRR and PYD domains-containing protein 12-like gives rise to the protein MLHLDIEYPADKAIKLLCDGLKHPQCTIETLRLHGDILNESGSRHLAEVLRKNQRLRTLYLFLTNPDDQPMEELFEGLKQPECTIETLEIHGEISSESCSRHLAEIFRRNHRLIDLELSIKIPDDKTIELLRGGLNDPECTIKKLKILGESLNESCSRHLAEVFRGNQSLRQLELTLKNSDEKTMGLLYEGLKHPECKIETLQLNGEYIIQNGKWNETFMLESPASTQVRVEESGKLRVLAEHKEAQN